In Chryseobacterium sp. C-71, the genomic window CTTTCCATTTCGTACATTTCGCATTGGCTTCCGAACGGTCCATATTCGAAAACCTTATTTTCGCTCCCAACTTTGATTGCTGGATTGTATGATTTTGTCACTTTAAAAGTATTTGGAGAAATAAAATAACCTTCTACTGCCGTATTTAATGTTGGGTCAAAATTATCTAAAAGTTGATTAAACGGCGTGTGAACCGGTGAACAAGCTTTGGCAGAATCCGTTCCCATTAAGATAAAGATGATTCCAAGTAGTACGGGTAATAATTTTTTCATGTTTTTGTATTGAATATTTTTATTCACTAAAAATAGAACAGCAATTACCAAACCAAGTATTTCTCCATCATTACAATCTGTAGCTTCCGGTATATGCAAAACAAAAAACACGCCCGAAAGCGTGTTTTAAATATGATTTCAAAGAAATTTATTTATCTAAAATTCTTTTCACAGCATCAATGACAGCTGCAGAATCGATTTTATATTTTTTCATTAATTCGGCAGGAGTTGCAGATTCTCCGAAAGTATCATTTACTGCAACAAATTCTTGTCTTGTAGGTCTTTTTCTAGCCAACATTCCTGCTACTGATTCTCCTAAACCACCTAAGTAATTATGTTCTTCAGCAGTAACAATTTTACCAGTTTTTTCAACAGATTTTAAGATAATTTCCTCATCCAATGGTTTAATTGTGTGGATGTTGATTACTTCACAAGAGATGCCTTCTTTTTCAAGCTCTTCTGCCGCAACCAAAGATTCCCAAACCAAGTGACCCGTTGCAACAATCGTTACATCTGTTCCTTCTTGCAAGAGGATCCCTTTTCCGATTTCAAAAGGCATATCTTCAGGAATAAAAACTGGCACTACCGGTCTTCCGAATCTTAAGTAAACAGGACCTTCAAAGTCAGCAATCGCTAAAGTTGCAGCTTTTGTCTGATTGTAGTCACAAGTGTTGATTACGGTCATTCCCGGAAGCATTTTCATCATTCCAATATCTTCCAAAACCTGGTGTGTTGCACCGTCTTCACCCAAAGTAAGACCTGCGTGAGAAGCACAGATTTTTACATTTTTATTGGAGTATGCAATCGACTGACGAATTTGGTCATACACTCTTGAAGTAGAGAAGTTAGCAAAAGTTCCCGTAAAAGGAATTTTTCCTGTGATGCTCAAACCTGCAGCCAATCCCATCATGTTAGCTTCTGCGATACCAACCTGATAAAATCTTTCAGGAGCTTTTTCGATGAATTTTTCCATTTTCAAAGAACCGATAAGGTCTGCGCAAAGTGCTACAACATTAGGATTTTTATCAGCCAATTCAGCTAATCCAGCCCCAAATCCTGAACGTGTATCTTTTTTTTCTGTATATGTATATTTCATTTTGAATTTAAAGATTATAATATTTAAAGATTGAATAATTACTTATTTCTAATTATTCATTAATAATAATTAATAGTCAGCTGGAGCTTCTAAGTATAATTGTTTGAAAGCCGTATCCAACTGCTCGTCATTTGGAGCTTTACCATGCCAAGCGTGAGTTCCCATCATGTAATCAACACCGTTACCCATAATTGTGTGAAGGATGATTGCAACTGGTTTTCCGTTTCCTGTTTCTGCTTTTGCTCTTTCAAGAATAGCAATTACGGCCTCAAGGTCGTTACCGTTTTTCTCTTCCAAAACGATCCATCCGAAAGCTTCTAATTTTGCATGAAGATTTCCTAATGAAAGTACATTTTCTGTGCTTCCGTCAATCTGTTGTCCGTTATAATCAATTGTAGAGATCACATTATCTACTTTTTTAGCTGCAGCATACATCAAAGCTTCCCAAACTTGACCTTCCTGCAATTCTCCGTCACCATGAAGGGTATATACCAAAGAATTGTCACCGTCTAATTTTTTACCCTGAGCAACACCAAGTGCCACAGAAAGTCCCTGACCTAAAGATCCTGAAGCGACTCTAATCCCTTCCAAACCTTCATGAGTGGTTGGGTGACCTTGTAATCTTGAATTTAATTTTCTGAAAGTCTTCAACTCATCTACCGGAAAGAAACCAAATCTTGCCAAAGTAGAATAGAAAACCGGTGAAATATGTCCGTTTGAAAGGTAGAAATGATCTTCGTTCTTACCTTCCATGGTGAATGGCAGTTTGTAGTTCAGAACTTTACCGTAAAGTGCAGTGAAGTACTCTGTACAGCCTAAACTTCCACCGGGATGCCCTGAATTGACAGCGTGAACCATTCTCAAAATGTCTCTTCTGATTTGTGTTGTAAGAGATTTCAGCTCTTCAATACTTTTACTCATATATTAGGATTTATTTATTAGAATTGATACATGCGAATTTACGATTTTTTGTCGGCTTACGGAAATGGAAAAATCCGGAGTTTGAGTTCTAGATTTTGTTATTTACTTTGTCAAAATTTATAATTTTTGACAAAGTTTTGAATTATCGTGATAATGTATTTGCTTTAACCAAAAAATTAAAAAGATCGATTATTTTTTTACTATTGAAATTATTTTCCAATGTAGACTTCTTAGGTATTTCTCAGTTGATAGTTTGTTGTTTTTTTTGATAAAGAGAATGGTTTTGTGTGTGCTCAACCTTGTCAAGGTTTTAAACCTTGACAAGGTTCATATCGCCCAAAATTAAAACTGATAATCTGTTTCTTTTTGATGGCATATTATGAAATTTTCTCTATCCTCAAACATTTCAATAACCTCATTTCTTTTTAATGAGGTTAAGGAATTGCTTAGAATTGTTTTGTAAGAAGAATACTTATAGTTTTGAAAACCTCCCGAATTGGGATTCTGATGGATATAAATAATACATTGTCTTAAATAATCTTCAGAAGTAATCAGTTTTCTTTTAAAAGGCGATTCAATCAATGAGCCGTGACGGTTATTTTCTTTGTTAAATGCCTGCGAATAAGAATTAAATATCTTTGCGAACTGTTTTGAAAATGAATTTTGAGAAGCATGTAATCCTTTTTCAAAATGTTTTTCTTTGTGAATTTTAATTTCGTTTAAATCTTTATCATCCTTAATTTTGACTAGCAAATGAAAATGGTTTGGCATTAAACAGTATGCATAAATGTCAGAAACAGTCAAAAGATTTTCTTTAAGTTTATTTAGAAAAAATTGATAGTTTCTTTCAGTTTTAAATATGACTTCTCCATTAATTCCACGGTTGTAAATGTGATAAAAGTAATCAGCCTCTATGGGAGTAATTCTAATATCCATTGTGTTTTTATTTTTTTAACTTTGATTACACTAAGTTTTTTAGTGATTTTTTTACAGATTCTGATTAACCATGTCAAGGTTTTAAACCTTGACATGGTTAGGAACAGTGCAAAGTTTAATATCGTACAAACTTAAACCAACTTCAAATAATTCTTATTCTTCACCAGCCACAACCCAATAAACGTCAGCAAACCATTTAAAATAATCAGTTCCACACCAATTCTGTAATCGGAGTAAGTGGTTACAAAATAATTAATTAGATAAGTAATAACCGGTGCTAAAAGCGTCACCGCAAGAATTGAATATTTTTTTGAAATTTTAAATTTGGTAAATATTCCGAAAGCGAAAAGCCCTAAAAGTGGTCCGTATGTATAACCTGCAATTTCCATGATAAGGTAAACAATCGACTTGTCATTCATCGCCTTGAAAACCATAATTAAAATAAAGAAAACCACCGTGAATGTCAAGTGAATTTTCATACGAAGATGCTTCTTTTGCTTTTCTGTTCTGGTTTTGTCTTCATTTAAATTTAATAAATCTACACAATAAGAACTTGTCACTGCCGTCAATGCGCCATCTGCAGAAGGGAATAGAGCTGAAATCAATCCGATAATAAAAATGACAGAAATCGTCATCGGAAAATACCCATTCAATGATAAAGCCGGGAATAAATCGTCTCCCATGATGTTTTTCACATTTCCTGCTGCATCTTTGAATCCGAAAACATTAGAAACAAATTCTTTTCCGTCTACAATGCTAGTTACTTCAGAATATCCTGCGCCATTTTGCAAGGCAAAAAGATAAAGCAAACCTCCTAAAAACAAGAAGGCAAGATTCACAAAAAGTAATGTTCCTGCAAAAGTCAACATATTTTTCTTGGAGTTTTTCAGGTTATCAACCGAAATATTTTTCTGCATCATTTCCTGATCCAAACCTGTCATAGCGATGGTAATGAAGATTCCACCCAAAATGGTTTTCAGAAAAAATGTCTTGGAATTCGGATCGAAATTGATAAAATGGGTATAGTTTTTCTGCTCTAATATCGTGTAGGCTTCGCCAAAAGATAGATTTAAATTAGATAAAATATAAACGATACATGCAATTAAACTGATGATCATAAATGATGTCTGCAAGGTATCAGTAATGACAATTGTTTTCACTCCGCCTTCAAAAGTGTATAGAAGTACCATTAATAAAAGTACCAAAGCCGTGACCCAAAACGGAACGCCCAAACCTTCCAATAAAAATATCTGTAAAACATTGACAACAAGATATAATCTTGCCGTTGCGCCAATCGCTCGTGAAACAATGAAAAATACCGAACCGATTTTATGAGCTTCAACATTGAATCTTCTGCCTAAATAGGTATAAATCGAGGTCAGATTCATCTTGTAATAGAGTGGAAGAAGTACCGCTGCCACAATAAAATATCCGATGAAAAAACCAATCACCATCATGTAATATTCAAAACCTCCAAAAATATATTCGCTACCGGTCATTTTTCCCACAGTTCCCGGAACAGAAATGAATGTTACGCCACTCAAGCTGGTACCAATCATTCCGAAGGCTACAAGCCACCATTTACTTTTTTTATTTCCGATGAAAAATGATTGATTGTCAGAATTTCGGCTTGTAAAATACGAGATTACCAAAAGGCCTACGAAATAAACAAATACAAACAGCAAAAGGACAGTTCCTGGATTCATGCTAAGATTTTAAATTTTAGCAAATATAGTTTTTTTTGTTTCTGTTGAAAAAGAAAAACCTTTCAGCGAGATTTCGTGAAAGGTTTTTAAGATTTTAAATCTGATTGTAATACTACAAAACGTCTCTCAAATCTTCATTTTTTTGAAAAGTAGCTTTTGCGAACGGGCAAAGCGGAATGATTTTTTTGTTGTTTTCTCTTGCAAATTCTACAGCTTTGATCAGCATTTCTTTTCCAACACCTTTTCCGTTGTAAGCATCTTCTACTTCGGTGTGATCGATGATTAATCTGTCTTCACCAGCCCAGGTGTAGGTCATTAATCCCGCTCTGTTTCCGTCGATTACAGCTTCAAAGCTTCCGTGTTTTTCGTCGTTGTTTTGTTTTACTTCTATCATATTTATGAAAATTTGGTTTGAATTTCTATTTCGTTAAGTAATATTTTGTGTACCGGACAAGCGTCTGCGATGGTATGAAGTCTTTTCAGTTGCTCATCGCTCAGATTGCTTCCTTCAAAACTAACATTTCTTTTAAAAATAGCCAATTTTGTCAGCGGGAAATTTTCCAGTTCTACTTCTACGTCGATTTTTTCAACGTTCCATTCTTTTCTGTCAATGTACATTCTTAAAGTCGCCGCAGTACAACTTGCTAAAGACGTAGCCAGAATTTCAAAAGGATTAAAGCCTTTGTTTTGTCCGCCCTTATCAACGGGTTCATCAGTAATCAGAGTGTTTTCACCTGCGACAACTTCTGTGTAGTATTTTGTTTTGCCTAAACTTGCTTTTACGATTACAGCCATTATTTTTCAATATTTAATTCGTAAGTCAATGCACCGGAAGGACATTGATTGATTTGATTTTGTAGTTCATCAGAAGTTGCATTTTCTGCTTTTATCCAAGGTCTATCTTTAGGATTATAAACTTTTGGAAGCATTTTTACACAAACTCCTGCGTGAATACACTTCTTAGGTTGCCAGATTACATTAATGTTACCATTAGAATATTTATGTGTTTCCATGACTTAGGATTTAGTTTGATTTTTAAAGTTTTCAATTTTATCATTAAGATCTTTCAGCATTTCAGGATTGATGACACCACTTTCTAAATCAAAATTTTCATAAAATTTAGGTAATGAGAAAGTTTCTTTCACGTCTGCTGCAAATTGCGGGAAGAAAGTTTTTGCTGTATTCATTACATTTCCACCACCGAAACCACCGGGTGAAGTGCTCATTAAAAGCATCGGTTTATTCTGGAAAACTTTCACATTGATTCTTGATGCCCAATCGAAAACATTCTTAAAAGCTGCAGAATAAGA contains:
- a CDS encoding NADPH-dependent FMN reductase, translated to MKILAFAGSTSSTSINRELVKFVLKSFEENEINLIDLNDFDMPVFSVDREKKGFPDGAHNFLKQIEDCDVIICSLAEHNRSYSAAFKNVFDWASRINVKVFQNKPMLLMSTSPGGFGGGNVMNTAKTFFPQFAADVKETFSLPKFYENFDLESGVINPEMLKDLNDKIENFKNQTKS
- a CDS encoding sodium:solute symporter, with the translated sequence MNPGTVLLLFVFVYFVGLLVISYFTSRNSDNQSFFIGNKKSKWWLVAFGMIGTSLSGVTFISVPGTVGKMTGSEYIFGGFEYYMMVIGFFIGYFIVAAVLLPLYYKMNLTSIYTYLGRRFNVEAHKIGSVFFIVSRAIGATARLYLVVNVLQIFLLEGLGVPFWVTALVLLLMVLLYTFEGGVKTIVITDTLQTSFMIISLIACIVYILSNLNLSFGEAYTILEQKNYTHFINFDPNSKTFFLKTILGGIFITIAMTGLDQEMMQKNISVDNLKNSKKNMLTFAGTLLFVNLAFLFLGGLLYLFALQNGAGYSEVTSIVDGKEFVSNVFGFKDAAGNVKNIMGDDLFPALSLNGYFPMTISVIFIIGLISALFPSADGALTAVTSSYCVDLLNLNEDKTRTEKQKKHLRMKIHLTFTVVFFILIMVFKAMNDKSIVYLIMEIAGYTYGPLLGLFAFGIFTKFKISKKYSILAVTLLAPVITYLINYFVTTYSDYRIGVELIILNGLLTFIGLWLVKNKNYLKLV
- a CDS encoding OsmC family protein; the protein is MAVIVKASLGKTKYYTEVVAGENTLITDEPVDKGGQNKGFNPFEILATSLASCTAATLRMYIDRKEWNVEKIDVEVELENFPLTKLAIFKRNVSFEGSNLSDEQLKRLHTIADACPVHKILLNEIEIQTKFS
- a CDS encoding transketolase family protein; amino-acid sequence: MKYTYTEKKDTRSGFGAGLAELADKNPNVVALCADLIGSLKMEKFIEKAPERFYQVGIAEANMMGLAAGLSITGKIPFTGTFANFSTSRVYDQIRQSIAYSNKNVKICASHAGLTLGEDGATHQVLEDIGMMKMLPGMTVINTCDYNQTKAATLAIADFEGPVYLRFGRPVVPVFIPEDMPFEIGKGILLQEGTDVTIVATGHLVWESLVAAEELEKEGISCEVINIHTIKPLDEEIILKSVEKTGKIVTAEEHNYLGGLGESVAGMLARKRPTRQEFVAVNDTFGESATPAELMKKYKIDSAAVIDAVKRILDK
- a CDS encoding GNAT family N-acetyltransferase, whose product is MIEVKQNNDEKHGSFEAVIDGNRAGLMTYTWAGEDRLIIDHTEVEDAYNGKGVGKEMLIKAVEFARENNKKIIPLCPFAKATFQKNEDLRDVL
- a CDS encoding (4Fe-4S)-binding protein, which codes for METHKYSNGNINVIWQPKKCIHAGVCVKMLPKVYNPKDRPWIKAENATSDELQNQINQCPSGALTYELNIEK
- a CDS encoding transketolase, which translates into the protein MSKSIEELKSLTTQIRRDILRMVHAVNSGHPGGSLGCTEYFTALYGKVLNYKLPFTMEGKNEDHFYLSNGHISPVFYSTLARFGFFPVDELKTFRKLNSRLQGHPTTHEGLEGIRVASGSLGQGLSVALGVAQGKKLDGDNSLVYTLHGDGELQEGQVWEALMYAAAKKVDNVISTIDYNGQQIDGSTENVLSLGNLHAKLEAFGWIVLEEKNGNDLEAVIAILERAKAETGNGKPVAIILHTIMGNGVDYMMGTHAWHGKAPNDEQLDTAFKQLYLEAPADY
- a CDS encoding transposase, with amino-acid sequence MDIRITPIEADYFYHIYNRGINGEVIFKTERNYQFFLNKLKENLLTVSDIYAYCLMPNHFHLLVKIKDDKDLNEIKIHKEKHFEKGLHASQNSFSKQFAKIFNSYSQAFNKENNRHGSLIESPFKRKLITSEDYLRQCIIYIHQNPNSGGFQNYKYSSYKTILSNSLTSLKRNEVIEMFEDRENFIICHQKETDYQF